The following proteins are encoded in a genomic region of Diadema setosum chromosome 10, eeDiaSeto1, whole genome shotgun sequence:
- the LOC140233866 gene encoding uncharacterized protein: MDRRLAIGAATLTWLASMWRQGDAQFCQATAPATGTRFNGTIDNYYQPGDVLTYSCDVGYRLNYANPISTCIQTPSNPNTASWQPSDIKCNLDVVSLAVACIVALVGLFVFTVAIMWLVKRRKETDSRKIKRKARENTYVTNHFEQRRSTRNGHVNQGMTDIEMTPVNGNGSVINREGNNGHANGFVWSPPKLKGSVKQESEVAILSRSRKASSGTSRSSRSDNVNANVASGVQLNPDVGDIEFGASNTNFTNIKDIGSSVKSMAHPSMGTNKMDMSLPMPESASPTLSNDANASPETARDYGDLYASVDMSKKSKKKKEEQKENNNNSNVNSIVTVATIESDGGYSAVGSFSSPSGSFSAHEEALADDSAYSAIKLGDDSIGEDDYATVERKEVDDETPRENEDFGDLYAKVKR, encoded by the exons ATGGATCGGCGACTAGCTATCGGGGCGGCTACCCTGACGTGGCTAGCGAGTATGTGGCGCCAAG GTGACGCCCAGTTCTGTCAGGCGACTGCTCCGGCCACTGGAACCCGATTCAACGGGACAATTGATAACTATTATCAGCCCGGTGATGTACTGACTTACAGCTGTGACGTCGGCTATCGGCTCAACTACGCGAATCCGATCAGTACATGTATCCAGACACCGTCTAATCCTAACACGGCTTCATGGCAGCCCAGTGACATCAAATGCAATCTAG ATGTCGTTTCTCTGGCAGTGGCATGCATTGTCGCCCTCGTCGGCCTCTTCGTGTTCACTGTTGCAATCATGTGGCTTGTAAAGAGGAG GAAAGAGACGGACTCAAGGAAGATCAAACGCAAGGCGCGCGAAAACACGTACGTCACCAACCACTTCGAACAGCGGCGATCCACTCGCAACGGACACGTGAACCAAGGCATGACAGACATCGAGATGACGCCGGTGAATGGAAACGGTAGCGTCATCAACCGGGAAGGAAACAATGGACACGCCAACG GCTTTGTCTGGAGCCCACCCAAATTGAAGGGCTCCGTGAAGCAAGAATCAGAGGTCGCCATCCTCTCGCGGAGCCGCAAGGCCTCCTCGGGTACCTCACGCTCCAGCCGCTCCGACAACGTGAACGCCAACGTGGCCAGCGGCGTCCAGCTCAACCCCGACGTCGGTGACATCGAGTTCGGCGCCAGCAACACAAACTTCACGAACATCAAGGACATCGGTTCGTCGGTGAAGTCCATGGCGCACCCGAGCATGGGGACCAACAAGATGGACATGTCGCTTCCGATGCCCGAATCGGCCAGCCCGACGCTGTCGAACGACGCCAACGCGAGCCCAGAAACAGCGCGAGATTACGGCGACCTTTACGCATCAGTAGACATGTCAAAGAAgagcaagaagaagaaagaggagcAGAAGGAGAACAATAACAACTCAAATGTCAACAGCATCGTGACCGTGGCGACGATCGAGAGCGACGGGGGATACTCCGCAGTCGGGTCCTTCAGCTCCCCGTCAGGTAGCTTCAGCGCGCACGAGGAGGCGCTAGCAGACGATAGCGCCTACTCCGCCATCAAACTCGGCGACGACAGTATCGGCGAGGACGACTATGCGACGGTGGAGCGCAAGGAAGTCGATGACGAGACACCCCGAGAAAATGAGGATTTCGGTGACCTCTACGCTAAAGTCAAAAGATAG